Genomic DNA from Methanotorris formicicus Mc-S-70:
TATTCGAATATGCTTGCGAAAGTCCTATTAAATTTATGGAAACAAATTAAGTATTATTAAGGTGATATTTATGGGAATGACATTAGCAGAAAAGATATTGGCAAAAGCATCAGGAAAAAAGGAAGTTTCTCCAGGAGATATTGTAATGGCAAAAATAGAAACTGCTATGGTTCATGACATTACCGGACCTTTAACAGTAAATACCCTAAAAAAAGAGGGAATTGAAAAAGTTTGGGATAACGAAAAAATAGTTATCCTATTTGACCACCAAGTTCCAGCAGATAGTATAAACGCAGCAGAAAATCACATATTAATGAGAAAATTTGTAAAGGAACAGAATATAAAGCACTTCTATGATATAAGAGAGGGAGTTTGCCATCAAGTTTTACCAGAGAAAGGGCACGTAGTCCCAGGAACTGTTTTGGTTGGAGCAGATTCCCACACATGTACACACGGGGCATTTGGAGCATTTGCAACAGGTATAGGAAGTACTGATATGGCTGCGGTGTTTGCAACTGGTGAATTGTGGTTTAAAGTTCCAGAAACACTCTACTTCAACATAACTGGTGAGTTAAAACCTTATGTAATGTCAAAGGATGTCATATTACACATAATTGGAAAAGTTGGGGCAGATGGAGCAACATACAAAGCATGTCAGTTTGGTGGGGAAACTGTCAAAAACATGTCAATATCTTCAAGAATGACAATGACAAACATGGCTATTGAGATGGGAGGTAAAACAGGACTGAT
This window encodes:
- the leuC gene encoding isopropylmalate/citramalate isomerase large subunit, with the protein product MGMTLAEKILAKASGKKEVSPGDIVMAKIETAMVHDITGPLTVNTLKKEGIEKVWDNEKIVILFDHQVPADSINAAENHILMRKFVKEQNIKHFYDIREGVCHQVLPEKGHVVPGTVLVGADSHTCTHGAFGAFATGIGSTDMAAVFATGELWFKVPETLYFNITGELKPYVMSKDVILHIIGKVGADGATYKACQFGGETVKNMSISSRMTMTNMAIEMGGKTGLIEPDEKTIQYVKNAMKKHGTERTFEIIKADEDAEYEEVFEIEVNDLEPMIACPHNVDNVKAVREVAGTPIDQVFIGSCTNGRLEDLRIAIEIIEKHGGISDDIRVVVTPASREVMLKAMEEGIIQKFYKYECVVTNPSCSACMGALYGILGPGEVGVATSNRNFRGREGSLDSEVYLVSPATAAACAVKGEITDPRDL